ACCTCTCGCCACCTCCTTCTCAAGCCAACCTGATGAGTCTAGTTCGTTCTCCAAGCCGATCCAACACAACTTCGCCAAGCTCATGCGTTTCATCTGAAACGTACCAGGAGGAGATGGAGACAACAATCTCAATGGTACTTGTTGGTTGCCCTCGTTGCCTTATGTACGTTATGCTCTCTCAAGATGACCCAAAATGTCCAAAATGCAAAAGCACCGTCCTACTCGATTTTCTCAACCAA
This Raphanus sativus cultivar WK10039 unplaced genomic scaffold, ASM80110v3 Scaffold3117, whole genome shotgun sequence DNA region includes the following protein-coding sequences:
- the LOC108860197 gene encoding protein GL2-INTERACTING REPRESSOR 2-like; amino-acid sequence: MSQRNKSGPKLELKLNLSPPPSQANLMSLVRSPSRSNTTSPSSCVSSETYQEEMETTISMVLVGCPRCLMYVMLSQDDPKCPKCKSTVLLDFLNQDASAATTAPATTTERNKTWWNFFV